Proteins found in one Pyxidicoccus trucidator genomic segment:
- a CDS encoding hydrolase produces MRFQPTQPFAPAPGLANEHAQTIFASLARPTHAPTVRRERRELPDGDFVDVDTFDGPRGAPHVVTLHGLEGSSQAGYITAILRGAAERGWGASALNFRSCSGEPNRLARSYHSGDIHDALRVLSEVRARVTGPLFAVGFSLGANVLCRLLEEQGEAAPVDAAASVSAPYDLDACCRKLDGPGPFHLLYRERFLRSLKQKAREKLKRFPSSFDGRAMEAARTIRAFDDSVTAALHGFRDATHYYAEASSGPRLHAIRRPTLLLSAADDPMLEAPVIPPGALDNPHLSVVLTERGGHVGFVAGRAHRPHFWAEAQVLEFFAAVMR; encoded by the coding sequence GTGCGATTCCAGCCCACCCAGCCCTTCGCCCCCGCTCCCGGACTGGCGAACGAGCACGCGCAGACCATCTTCGCGTCGCTCGCGCGTCCCACCCACGCGCCCACGGTGCGCCGCGAGCGCCGCGAGTTGCCCGACGGGGACTTCGTCGACGTGGACACCTTCGACGGCCCGCGCGGCGCGCCGCACGTGGTGACGCTGCACGGCCTGGAGGGCTCCTCCCAGGCCGGCTACATCACCGCCATCCTCCGCGGCGCGGCCGAGCGCGGCTGGGGCGCCAGCGCGCTCAACTTCCGCTCGTGCAGCGGCGAGCCCAACCGGCTGGCGCGCTCGTACCACTCGGGTGACATCCACGACGCGCTGCGGGTGTTGAGCGAGGTGCGCGCCCGCGTCACCGGCCCCCTCTTCGCCGTGGGCTTCTCGCTGGGCGCCAACGTGCTGTGCCGGCTGCTGGAGGAGCAGGGCGAGGCCGCGCCCGTGGACGCAGCAGCCTCCGTCAGCGCGCCGTATGATTTGGACGCGTGCTGCCGGAAACTCGACGGCCCCGGCCCCTTCCACCTGCTGTACCGGGAGCGCTTCCTGCGCTCGCTGAAGCAGAAGGCGCGCGAGAAGCTGAAGCGCTTTCCCAGCTCCTTCGACGGCCGGGCCATGGAGGCCGCGCGCACCATCCGCGCCTTCGACGATTCCGTCACCGCCGCGCTGCATGGCTTCCGCGATGCGACGCACTACTACGCGGAGGCGTCGTCCGGCCCCCGGCTGCACGCCATCCGCCGGCCCACGCTGCTGCTGAGCGCCGCGGACGACCCGATGCTGGAGGCTCCCGTCATCCCCCCGGGCGCCCTGGACAATCCGCACCTGAGCGTGGTGCTCACGGAGCGGGGCGGCCACGTGGGCTTCGTCGCGGGCCGCGCGCACCGGCCGCACTTCTGGGCGGAGGCCCAGGTGCTGGAGTTCTTCGCCGCGGTGATGCGCTAG
- a CDS encoding YkgJ family cysteine cluster protein: MECTRCGACCVAPDIAALDKPLGLRCPHLTEDNLCGVYEQRPAVCRAYAADEVCRIIEAPTLDERVRKYLDLFGLADEAREVREQGCPTMRSARRLAAGRTSGGPPPGRRDE, encoded by the coding sequence ATGGAGTGCACCCGCTGTGGCGCCTGCTGCGTAGCGCCGGACATCGCCGCGCTGGACAAGCCGCTGGGCCTGCGCTGCCCCCACCTCACCGAGGACAACCTCTGTGGCGTGTACGAGCAGCGGCCGGCCGTCTGCCGCGCCTACGCGGCGGACGAGGTGTGTCGCATCATCGAAGCCCCGACGCTGGACGAGCGCGTGCGGAAGTACCTGGACCTCTTCGGCCTGGCCGACGAGGCCCGGGAGGTCCGCGAGCAGGGCTGCCCCACCATGCGCAGCGCCCGCCGCCTGGCCGCCGGGCGTACGTCGGGCGGTCCGCCGCCTGGCCGTCGCGACGAGTAG
- a CDS encoding N-acetyltransferase, whose product MHLVLATEAQKAERDRVTHAAWGSPLTVEQFHQRELRLRAHPWCTAGMNTWLLREDDGSVLASCETFHNDSHLRGPDGQYAPGDSFSIASVFTEDHLRRHGHATRLMDLVATELERASPRGHAAVLFSDVGASLYRRSGYEEVPAWDWDLPAREAASTRPGASLLKDGDVAEALGRFRRPDAPFYLWPSPAQVDWHLERERIYAELLGRPRPEACGAVVGESTALWAMMARHGELVVLMLEARSDEDAATLLETAGAVAHRAGLAKVVVWEQPDTAPRVARVPGATRVPRDGSLPMVRPLRPGLPPAPAIPFPRALWV is encoded by the coding sequence ATGCACCTGGTCCTTGCCACCGAAGCGCAGAAGGCCGAGAGAGACCGCGTCACCCACGCCGCCTGGGGCTCCCCGCTGACGGTGGAGCAGTTCCACCAGCGGGAGCTGCGGCTGCGCGCCCACCCCTGGTGCACCGCGGGCATGAATACGTGGCTGCTGCGCGAGGACGACGGCAGCGTGCTGGCCTCGTGCGAGACGTTCCACAACGACAGCCACCTGCGCGGCCCGGATGGCCAGTACGCGCCCGGCGACAGCTTCTCCATCGCCAGCGTCTTCACCGAGGACCACCTGCGCCGCCATGGCCATGCCACGCGGCTGATGGACCTCGTCGCCACCGAGCTGGAGCGCGCCTCGCCCCGGGGCCACGCCGCCGTCCTCTTCTCCGACGTGGGCGCGTCCCTCTACCGGCGCTCCGGCTACGAGGAGGTGCCCGCCTGGGACTGGGACCTGCCAGCCCGCGAGGCGGCGTCCACCCGCCCCGGTGCCTCGCTGCTGAAGGACGGGGACGTGGCGGAGGCGCTCGGGAGGTTCCGGCGCCCGGACGCGCCCTTCTACCTGTGGCCGAGCCCGGCGCAGGTGGACTGGCACCTGGAGCGGGAGCGCATCTACGCGGAGCTGCTGGGCCGGCCCCGGCCCGAGGCCTGTGGCGCGGTGGTGGGCGAGTCCACCGCCCTGTGGGCGATGATGGCCCGCCATGGCGAGCTGGTGGTGCTGATGCTGGAAGCGCGCTCCGACGAGGACGCGGCCACGCTGCTGGAGACGGCCGGCGCCGTGGCGCACCGCGCGGGGCTGGCGAAGGTGGTGGTGTGGGAACAGCCCGACACCGCGCCGCGCGTGGCGCGCGTGCCCGGCGCCACCCGCGTGCCGAGGGACGGCTCGCTGCCCATGGTGCGGCCACTGCGCCCGGGACTGCCTCCGGCGCCGGCCATTCCCTTCCCTCGCGCGCTCTGGGTGTGA
- a CDS encoding DUF481 domain-containing protein, translating to MLSAALLIATSLQAQTPAPTPPAPRAAPASEPAPAPASPEERAAAAAERAAAAAERAAEASARAAEAAERVATAAAAPAAPAAAPADAAAAPAEKKDVWDVTLGAGLISITGNASTFTFSGLASAQRKTEHWIYAFKAFSSYGRSRPPEIEGEESLSQVVALSAGAELRGDRRFTQVLSGYAQVGAETDHVKSVESRTFGEGGLGVLWWDEKSPEGRQSYLRTDAAFRYAYETRFQYYPERLNLENVDLGGPRFGVVFRYGLNENVLFKEDVEVLISVIGDSRVLVSSQTQLSVGLTEALSLGASFLVKSDSAPPAGKVSTDTALALNLEVKL from the coding sequence ATGCTTTCCGCCGCGCTGTTGATTGCCACGTCCCTGCAGGCCCAGACGCCTGCCCCCACCCCCCCCGCGCCCCGGGCCGCGCCGGCCTCCGAGCCCGCTCCCGCCCCGGCGAGCCCCGAGGAGCGCGCCGCCGCCGCCGCCGAGCGCGCCGCCGCCGCCGCCGAGCGCGCCGCCGAGGCCAGCGCCCGCGCCGCCGAGGCCGCCGAGCGTGTCGCGACGGCCGCTGCTGCCCCGGCCGCTCCGGCCGCCGCCCCCGCGGACGCCGCCGCCGCCCCCGCCGAGAAGAAGGACGTGTGGGACGTCACCCTGGGCGCGGGACTCATCTCGATTACGGGCAACGCCTCCACCTTCACGTTCAGCGGCCTGGCCAGCGCGCAGCGCAAGACGGAGCACTGGATCTACGCCTTCAAGGCCTTCAGCTCCTACGGCCGCAGCCGCCCGCCCGAGATTGAGGGTGAGGAGTCCCTCTCCCAGGTGGTGGCGCTCTCCGCCGGCGCGGAGCTGCGCGGCGACCGCCGCTTCACCCAGGTGCTCAGCGGCTACGCGCAGGTTGGCGCGGAGACCGACCACGTGAAGAGCGTGGAGTCGCGCACCTTCGGTGAAGGCGGCCTCGGCGTGCTGTGGTGGGACGAGAAGTCTCCCGAGGGCCGGCAGTCCTACCTGCGCACGGACGCCGCCTTCCGGTACGCGTACGAGACGCGCTTCCAGTACTACCCGGAGCGGTTGAACCTGGAGAACGTGGACCTGGGCGGCCCCCGCTTCGGCGTGGTGTTCCGCTACGGCCTCAACGAGAACGTCCTCTTCAAGGAGGACGTGGAGGTGCTCATCAGCGTCATCGGCGACTCGCGCGTGCTGGTGAGCAGCCAGACACAGCTGTCCGTCGGCTTGACGGAGGCCCTGTCGCTGGGGGCCAGCTTCCTCGTGAAGTCCGACAGCGCGCCGCCCGCCGGCAAGGTGTCCACCGACACCGCGCTGGCCCTCAACCTCGAGGTGAAGCTGTAG
- a CDS encoding cytochrome C oxidase subunit IV family protein encodes MAIANESRQEEHNMSEEHHGAGRYWLIWGVLLVLTLVTVITGRMHLPSFGLVLALVIATVKGTLVTLYFMHLIDHRGANRLVFGVSIVFVMLMLAIPLLDLGTRFRGSNPPGSQYSDLQAVDIGANAQQGRFGGMNKSDTKEETGAGGH; translated from the coding sequence ATGGCCATTGCCAACGAATCCCGTCAGGAAGAGCACAACATGAGCGAGGAGCACCACGGCGCTGGGCGCTACTGGCTCATCTGGGGCGTGCTGCTCGTGCTGACTCTCGTCACCGTCATCACCGGCCGCATGCACCTGCCCAGCTTCGGCCTGGTGCTCGCGCTCGTCATCGCCACGGTGAAGGGCACGCTCGTGACGCTGTACTTCATGCACCTCATCGACCACCGCGGCGCCAACCGGCTGGTGTTCGGCGTCTCCATCGTCTTCGTGATGCTGATGCTGGCCATTCCCCTGCTGGATTTGGGGACGCGCTTCCGCGGCTCCAACCCGCCGGGCTCGCAGTACAGCGACCTGCAGGCGGTGGACATCGGTGCCAACGCGCAGCAGGGCCGCTTCGGCGGCATGAACAAGAGCGACACGAAGGAAGAGACGGGAGCCGGAGGCCACTGA
- a CDS encoding cytochrome c oxidase subunit 3 family protein yields MQSSVSTADGTVAPVPRLAMHFASLEVQNHAARLGMWLFLATEILLFAGLFVCYGVYRFLFPEAWAASSRSLDLTMGTVNTIVLITSSLTAALAVHYAKEGKNKMVVVQIALTLLMAVGFLVIKYFEYSHKFHVGTLPGRFYFYEGIQLPGAPMYFTVYFCSTALHGLHVIIGMIVLTFAMVRAWRKADFGPNNYTMVELGSMYWHLVDLVWIFLFPMLYLV; encoded by the coding sequence ATGCAGTCTAGTGTCTCCACGGCCGATGGGACGGTGGCCCCCGTCCCCCGGCTCGCCATGCACTTCGCGTCGCTCGAGGTGCAGAACCACGCGGCCCGCCTGGGCATGTGGCTGTTCCTGGCGACGGAAATCCTGCTCTTCGCCGGCCTCTTCGTTTGCTACGGCGTCTACCGCTTCCTCTTCCCGGAGGCGTGGGCGGCCAGCAGCCGGAGCCTGGACCTGACGATGGGCACGGTGAACACCATCGTCCTCATCACCTCCTCGCTCACCGCGGCGCTCGCGGTGCACTACGCGAAGGAGGGGAAGAACAAGATGGTGGTGGTGCAGATTGCCCTCACGCTGCTGATGGCGGTGGGCTTCCTCGTCATCAAGTACTTCGAGTACTCGCACAAGTTCCACGTCGGCACGCTGCCGGGCCGGTTCTACTTCTACGAGGGCATCCAGCTGCCGGGCGCACCGATGTACTTCACGGTGTACTTCTGCTCGACGGCCCTGCACGGCCTCCACGTCATCATCGGCATGATTGTGCTGACCTTCGCCATGGTTCGCGCCTGGCGCAAGGCGGACTTCGGCCCCAACAACTACACCATGGTCGAGCTGGGCAGCATGTACTGGCACCTCGTCGACCTGGTGTGGATCTTCCTCTTCCCGATGCTGTACCTCGTCTGA
- a CDS encoding cytochrome c oxidase subunit I, protein MTPSSSIASPGAAPAHDEHHDHHPNYLVDGTTIKSWLLTVDHKRIGLMFLFWVLLFFLVGGIFALLIRVELLTPGPTIMDAMTYNRTFTLHGLVMIFLFMIPAIPAVFGNFMLPLMLGAKDVAFPRLNLLSLYIYLAGAMLALWGMLNGGLDTGWTFYAPYSTHTTTTVAPVLFGAFIIGFSSIVTGINFIVTTHTMRAPGITWFKMPLFVWAIYATSCIQVLATPVIGLLLVLVTVENLFGFGMFDPARGGDPVLFQHLFWFYSHPAVYIMVLPAFGVMSEVVAAFSRKNIFGYRAVAYSSLGIAFVGFFAWGHHMFVSGQSTFVGGLFGVLTMLVGVFTAIKVFNWVGTVYKGAVDFKTPFAYFCGFLFFTVFGGMTGIALGTVSLDVPWHDTYFVVAHFHFIMVGATIMAFLAALHYWFPKMFGRTYHEGWGLVSAALIILGFNATFIPQFLVGNNGMPRRYYEYPERFQALNVASTAGASLLAFGFVIIAMYLTYALLYGRASGKNPWRSKGYEWLTESPPPTHNFVGPQPTYPEEPHFYVDPKKAEVPDAV, encoded by the coding sequence ATGACGCCATCCAGTAGCATCGCCTCCCCGGGCGCGGCTCCCGCGCACGACGAGCACCACGACCACCACCCGAACTACCTGGTCGACGGCACCACCATCAAGTCGTGGCTGCTGACCGTTGACCACAAGCGCATCGGGTTGATGTTCCTGTTCTGGGTCCTGCTGTTCTTCCTGGTCGGCGGCATCTTCGCGCTGCTCATCCGGGTGGAGCTGCTGACGCCGGGCCCGACCATCATGGACGCGATGACGTACAACCGTACGTTCACGCTCCACGGCCTGGTCATGATCTTCCTGTTCATGATTCCGGCGATTCCGGCCGTCTTCGGCAACTTCATGCTGCCGCTGATGCTGGGCGCCAAGGACGTGGCCTTCCCGCGGCTGAACCTGCTGTCGCTCTACATCTACCTGGCCGGCGCGATGCTGGCGCTGTGGGGCATGCTCAACGGCGGCCTGGACACCGGCTGGACGTTCTACGCGCCCTACAGCACGCACACGACGACGACGGTGGCGCCCGTGCTGTTCGGCGCCTTCATCATCGGCTTCAGCTCCATCGTCACGGGCATCAACTTCATCGTCACCACGCACACCATGCGGGCGCCGGGCATCACCTGGTTCAAGATGCCCCTGTTCGTGTGGGCCATCTACGCGACGAGCTGCATCCAGGTGCTGGCCACGCCAGTGATTGGCCTGCTGCTGGTGCTCGTCACGGTGGAGAACCTGTTCGGGTTCGGCATGTTCGACCCGGCGCGCGGTGGTGACCCGGTGCTCTTCCAGCACCTGTTCTGGTTCTACAGCCACCCGGCCGTGTACATCATGGTGCTGCCCGCCTTCGGCGTGATGTCCGAAGTCGTCGCCGCCTTCAGCCGGAAGAACATCTTCGGCTACCGCGCGGTGGCGTACTCCAGCCTCGGCATCGCCTTCGTGGGCTTCTTCGCCTGGGGCCACCACATGTTCGTGTCCGGCCAGTCCACCTTCGTCGGGGGTCTGTTCGGCGTGCTGACGATGCTGGTGGGCGTGTTCACCGCCATCAAGGTCTTCAACTGGGTGGGCACCGTCTACAAGGGCGCCGTCGACTTCAAGACGCCCTTCGCCTACTTCTGCGGCTTCCTGTTCTTCACGGTGTTCGGCGGCATGACGGGCATTGCGCTGGGCACGGTGTCGCTGGACGTCCCCTGGCACGACACCTACTTCGTGGTGGCGCACTTCCACTTCATCATGGTGGGAGCGACCATCATGGCGTTCCTGGCGGCGCTCCACTACTGGTTCCCGAAGATGTTCGGGCGCACGTACCACGAGGGCTGGGGCCTGGTGTCCGCGGCGCTCATCATCCTCGGGTTCAACGCCACGTTCATCCCCCAGTTCCTGGTGGGCAACAACGGCATGCCGCGCCGCTACTACGAGTACCCGGAGCGCTTCCAGGCGCTCAACGTGGCCTCCACGGCGGGCGCGTCGCTGCTGGCGTTCGGCTTCGTCATCATCGCCATGTACCTGACGTACGCGCTGCTGTACGGACGGGCGTCCGGGAAGAATCCGTGGCGCAGCAAGGGCTACGAGTGGCTGACCGAGTCCCCGCCGCCGACCCACAACTTCGTGGGTCCGCAGCCGACCTACCCCGAGGAGCCCCACTTCTACGTGGATCCGAAGAAGGCCGAGGTGCCCGATGCAGTCTAG
- the coxB gene encoding cytochrome c oxidase subunit II, which translates to MSELLNNILFLPEAASTFAERVDALHYFVVGTTMVMSAGVGLAALFMFFRYRRRLPAQATEYVVPTLKTEFLFVSVPLVFFLAWFGIGFRDFTWVTTPPKDAMDVYVMGKQWMWKFAYPEGPNGVNVLHVPANRPVRLLITSRDVLHSFYVPSFRIKQDALPGRYTQIWFEATKPGTYQVLCTEYCGLSHSKMLAEVVVLPAEEYDVWIKEQRRGRLQDRQDALADTSLVPPVARMVEQGQVLAGTQGCLKCHSVDGSQHIGPTFLGMFDRLERLDDGKDIRVDEAYITQSMMDPGAHLVAGYQNVMPTYQGKLQGPETAAIVEYIKSLRTANIREGASEGPAYDAIQ; encoded by the coding sequence ATGAGCGAGCTTCTCAACAACATCCTGTTCCTCCCGGAGGCCGCGTCCACGTTCGCGGAGCGGGTCGACGCGCTTCATTACTTCGTCGTGGGTACGACGATGGTGATGTCGGCGGGCGTCGGCCTGGCGGCCCTGTTCATGTTCTTCCGGTACCGTCGCCGGTTGCCGGCCCAGGCGACGGAGTACGTCGTCCCCACCCTCAAGACGGAGTTCCTCTTCGTCTCCGTACCGCTGGTGTTCTTCCTGGCCTGGTTCGGCATCGGGTTCCGGGACTTCACCTGGGTCACCACTCCGCCCAAGGACGCGATGGACGTCTACGTCATGGGCAAGCAGTGGATGTGGAAGTTCGCGTACCCGGAGGGCCCCAACGGCGTGAATGTCCTTCACGTCCCGGCCAACCGTCCGGTGCGCCTGCTGATTACGTCCCGCGACGTGCTGCACTCCTTCTACGTGCCGTCGTTCCGCATCAAGCAGGACGCGCTGCCAGGTCGCTACACGCAGATCTGGTTCGAGGCGACCAAGCCGGGCACGTACCAGGTGCTGTGCACCGAGTACTGCGGCCTGTCGCACTCGAAGATGCTGGCCGAAGTCGTAGTCCTCCCCGCGGAGGAGTACGACGTGTGGATCAAGGAGCAGCGCCGAGGCCGCCTGCAGGACCGGCAGGACGCGCTGGCGGACACCTCGCTGGTGCCGCCGGTGGCCCGCATGGTGGAGCAGGGGCAGGTGCTCGCGGGCACCCAGGGCTGCCTGAAGTGCCACTCCGTGGACGGCTCGCAGCACATCGGCCCCACGTTCCTCGGCATGTTCGACCGTCTGGAGCGGCTCGATGACGGGAAGGACATCCGCGTGGACGAGGCCTACATCACCCAGTCGATGATGGACCCCGGGGCCCACCTGGTGGCGGGCTACCAGAACGTGATGCCGACCTACCAGGGCAAGCTGCAGGGTCCGGAGACGGCCGCCATCGTCGAGTACATCAAGTCGCTGCGCACCGCGAACATTCGCGAGGGCGCCTCCGAGGGACCCGCCTATGACGCCATCCAGTAG
- a CDS encoding SCO family protein, translated as MKPALSHLLPRVTRVGLLAAALVLGTALPAAAMPGAGKTPRAIIEAQQDLPPQVKGVDVEEHLGDPLPLDARFTDVEGREVKLGELLSKTKPTLLTLVYYNCPMLCNLVINGQVQAMRELGLELGTDYEAVTVSIDPEDTPTQSLDRRRRHLQSMGKPERAPWHFLTGTDANVRRLADAVGFKYTYDASTKQYAHPAVVQVITPEGSISRYLYGTSFPSKDMKLALLEAAGGRVGTSFDRVVMSCFKYDTASRRYGFYIFGFIRLGGMAVFCALATMLIYFWRRELKKGAAA; from the coding sequence ATGAAGCCCGCCCTCTCCCACCTCCTCCCACGTGTCACCCGCGTGGGCCTCCTCGCGGCGGCGCTGGTGCTCGGCACCGCGCTGCCCGCGGCCGCCATGCCCGGTGCCGGCAAGACGCCCCGGGCCATCATCGAGGCCCAGCAGGACCTGCCTCCCCAGGTGAAGGGCGTGGACGTGGAGGAGCACCTGGGGGACCCGCTCCCCCTGGACGCGCGCTTCACGGACGTGGAGGGCCGCGAGGTGAAGCTGGGGGAGCTGCTGTCCAAGACGAAGCCCACCCTGCTGACGCTCGTCTATTACAACTGCCCCATGCTCTGTAACCTGGTCATCAATGGCCAGGTGCAGGCCATGCGGGAGCTGGGGCTGGAGCTGGGCACCGACTACGAGGCGGTGACGGTCAGCATCGACCCGGAGGACACCCCGACGCAGAGTCTGGACCGCCGCCGGCGTCACCTCCAGTCCATGGGCAAGCCGGAGCGCGCGCCCTGGCACTTCCTCACCGGCACGGACGCCAACGTCCGGCGACTCGCGGACGCAGTGGGCTTCAAGTACACGTACGACGCGAGCACCAAGCAGTACGCCCACCCCGCGGTGGTGCAGGTCATCACCCCGGAGGGGAGCATCTCCCGGTACCTCTATGGGACGAGCTTTCCTTCCAAGGACATGAAGCTGGCGTTGTTGGAGGCGGCCGGTGGCCGCGTGGGTACCAGCTTCGACCGCGTCGTCATGTCCTGCTTCAAGTATGACACCGCCAGCCGGCGGTATGGGTTCTACATCTTCGGGTTCATTCGCCTGGGCGGCATGGCTGTGTTCTGCGCCCTGGCGACGATGCTGATCTATTTTTGGAGGCGCGAGCTGAAGAAAGGCGCGGCGGCATGA
- a CDS encoding c-type cytochrome: MRWLIPAAGLVALTGCDVPSEFLQRMEDQSKYEYYEASDFWADGRAMRTPPAGTVPRERFDKLPELKDPVQRMSALTGRSNGQPLGNIPVQVDRQLLALGQKKYNIVCSQCHGVIGDGNSVVAENMSLRLPPSLLELEGKPAGHFYAAINEGYGVMPSFAGELDVRERWAVVAYVRALQAARNTRTDGQQPVPQENR; the protein is encoded by the coding sequence ATGAGGTGGCTCATCCCCGCCGCCGGGCTCGTCGCCCTCACGGGCTGCGACGTCCCCTCCGAGTTCCTCCAGCGCATGGAGGACCAGTCCAAGTACGAGTACTACGAGGCGTCTGACTTCTGGGCGGACGGTCGCGCCATGCGCACGCCCCCCGCGGGCACCGTGCCGCGTGAGCGCTTCGACAAGCTCCCGGAGCTCAAGGACCCCGTGCAGCGGATGTCCGCCCTCACGGGCCGCTCCAATGGCCAGCCCCTGGGCAACATCCCCGTCCAGGTGGACCGCCAGCTGCTGGCCCTGGGCCAGAAGAAGTACAACATCGTCTGCTCGCAGTGCCACGGCGTCATCGGCGACGGCAACAGCGTCGTCGCGGAGAACATGTCCCTGCGCCTGCCGCCGTCGCTGCTGGAGCTCGAGGGCAAGCCGGCCGGTCACTTCTATGCCGCCATCAACGAGGGCTACGGCGTGATGCCGTCCTTCGCGGGTGAGCTCGACGTGCGCGAGCGCTGGGCCGTCGTCGCCTACGTGCGCGCCCTGCAGGCGGCCCGCAACACGCGCACGGACGGGCAGCAGCCCGTTCCGCAGGAGAACCGATGA
- a CDS encoding DUF3341 domain-containing protein, which yields MEATVLYSWVLAEFATPDSLVAATRQMREKGFEGMDTYSPYPLHGGSEALGLPPSRVPFIALGGGLTGLVTALAMQTWMNTYDYPLNIGGRPLLSLPAWVPITFELSVLFAAFGIFFGLLGLSRLPQPYHPVFESDAFRSASTHGYWLSVPQATGQDATAVMDQLKALGATQVTLVTGEKE from the coding sequence ATGGAAGCCACAGTCCTCTATTCCTGGGTCCTGGCCGAGTTCGCGACGCCAGACTCCCTCGTGGCCGCCACCCGCCAGATGCGGGAGAAGGGCTTCGAGGGGATGGACACCTACTCCCCGTACCCGCTGCACGGCGGCTCCGAGGCCCTGGGTCTGCCCCCCTCGCGCGTGCCCTTCATCGCGCTGGGCGGCGGCCTCACCGGCCTGGTGACGGCGCTCGCCATGCAGACGTGGATGAACACCTACGACTACCCGCTCAACATCGGCGGTCGTCCGCTGCTGTCGCTGCCGGCGTGGGTGCCGATTACCTTCGAGCTGAGCGTGCTCTTCGCCGCGTTCGGCATCTTCTTCGGCCTGCTGGGGCTCAGCCGGCTGCCGCAGCCGTACCATCCCGTCTTCGAGTCCGATGCCTTCCGCAGCGCGTCCACGCACGGCTACTGGCTGAGCGTGCCGCAGGCGACGGGACAGGACGCCACCGCCGTCATGGATCAGCTCAAGGCCCTGGGCGCCACCCAGGTGACCCTCGTCACGGGAGAGAAGGAATGA
- the nrfD gene encoding NrfD/PsrC family molybdoenzyme membrane anchor subunit: MAETAITAGLDPLEPRHLVAPHHDDASLNETLLDHVWRKPGKGWFMLFGLTLSALGLLVIGVTYTLARGIGVWGNNQPVGWAFDIINFVWWVGIGHAGTLISAILLLFQQKWRTSINRFAEAMTLFAVMCAGLFPLLHTGRPWFAFWLFPYPSTLGAWPQFRSPLVWDVFAISTYLTVSALFWFVGLIPDLAALRDSSKTKAQRVIYGLFALGWRGSGRHWHNYKIAYLLLAGLSTPLVVSVHTIVSFDFAVSLLPGWHATIFPPYFVAGAVFSGFAMVITLIVPARKYLGLRDVITDRHLENMNKVILATGLIVSYGYLMEHFIAWYSQNQYEFWTFYVNRATGPYAGVYWLMIACNVITPNIFWFEKCRRSIAIMWVASIMVNIGMWCERFIIIVTSLSQDFLPSSWGIYAPTWVDWCIYIGTLGLFGTLFLLFLKFVPAVAVSEVKELQLELKHAAQHHDTHGAH; encoded by the coding sequence ATGGCAGAGACTGCTATCACCGCTGGGCTCGACCCGCTCGAGCCGCGGCACCTCGTCGCGCCGCACCACGACGACGCGTCGCTCAACGAGACGCTGCTGGACCATGTCTGGCGCAAGCCGGGCAAGGGCTGGTTCATGCTCTTCGGCCTGACGCTCAGCGCCCTGGGCCTGCTCGTCATCGGCGTCACCTACACGCTGGCTCGCGGCATCGGCGTGTGGGGTAACAACCAGCCCGTCGGCTGGGCCTTCGACATCATCAACTTCGTCTGGTGGGTCGGTATCGGCCACGCCGGTACGCTCATCTCCGCCATCCTCCTGCTCTTCCAGCAGAAGTGGCGCACGAGCATCAACCGCTTCGCGGAAGCCATGACGCTGTTCGCCGTCATGTGCGCGGGTCTCTTCCCGCTGCTCCACACCGGCCGTCCCTGGTTCGCCTTCTGGCTGTTCCCGTACCCCTCCACCCTGGGCGCGTGGCCGCAGTTCCGCTCGCCGCTGGTGTGGGACGTGTTCGCCATCTCCACGTACCTCACGGTGTCCGCGCTGTTCTGGTTCGTGGGCCTCATCCCCGACCTGGCGGCCCTGCGTGACTCGTCCAAGACGAAGGCGCAGCGGGTCATCTACGGCCTGTTCGCCCTCGGCTGGCGCGGCTCCGGGCGGCACTGGCACAACTACAAGATTGCGTACCTGCTGCTGGCCGGCCTCTCCACGCCGCTGGTCGTCTCGGTGCACACCATCGTTTCCTTCGACTTCGCCGTGTCGCTGCTGCCCGGCTGGCACGCCACCATCTTCCCGCCCTACTTCGTGGCCGGCGCCGTGTTCAGCGGCTTCGCGATGGTGATTACGCTCATCGTCCCCGCTCGCAAGTACCTGGGTCTCCGCGACGTCATCACGGACCGGCACCTGGAGAACATGAACAAGGTCATCCTCGCGACGGGCCTCATCGTGTCCTACGGGTACCTGATGGAGCACTTCATCGCCTGGTACTCGCAGAACCAGTACGAGTTCTGGACCTTCTACGTGAATCGCGCCACCGGCCCCTACGCCGGGGTGTACTGGCTGATGATTGCCTGCAACGTCATCACCCCGAACATCTTCTGGTTCGAGAAGTGCCGCCGGAGCATCGCCATCATGTGGGTGGCCTCCATCATGGTGAACATCGGCATGTGGTGCGAGCGGTTCATCATCATCGTCACCTCGCTGAGCCAGGACTTCCTCCCGTCGTCGTGGGGTATCTACGCGCCGACCTGGGTGGACTGGTGCATCTACATCGGCACCCTGGGCCTGTTCGGCACCCTGTTCCTCCTCTTCCTCAAGTTCGTGCCCGCGGTCGCCGTGAGCGAGGTGAAGGAGCTGCAGCTGGAGCTCAAGCACGCCGCCCAGCACCACGACACGCACGGAGCGCACTAG